A single region of the Thermocrinis jamiesonii genome encodes:
- the aroD gene encoding type I 3-dehydroquinate dehydratase — translation MLIAVPLSDQNLEEDLRAVKELGADIVELRIDMFERTEPDYVLSWVKRAKELGLSTILTIRSSQEGGKDVPNRERIFELVSPYADYTDIELSSRALIPYVRNITKASGKKLIISYHNFELTPANWILREVFREGMRWGADIVKVAVKANSYEDTARLLCVARQEEGQKIIISMGKYGKISRVSGFIFGSVISYAYYRQATAEGQLSLEEMVKLREILYS, via the coding sequence ATGCTTATAGCGGTGCCCCTTTCGGACCAAAACCTTGAAGAGGACCTAAGGGCAGTCAAAGAGTTGGGAGCGGACATTGTAGAGCTTAGAATTGATATGTTTGAAAGGACAGAGCCGGACTATGTGCTGAGCTGGGTAAAAAGAGCAAAGGAATTAGGGCTTTCCACTATCTTAACCATAAGAAGTTCCCAAGAAGGTGGAAAAGATGTGCCAAACAGAGAAAGGATCTTTGAACTTGTATCCCCTTATGCGGACTATACAGACATAGAGCTATCCTCACGGGCTTTGATTCCCTACGTTAGAAACATTACAAAAGCTTCGGGTAAGAAGCTCATAATCTCTTACCACAACTTTGAGCTAACTCCTGCCAACTGGATACTTAGGGAGGTTTTCAGGGAGGGTATGAGATGGGGAGCGGATATAGTAAAGGTAGCGGTGAAAGCCAATTCTTACGAAGATACCGCCAGGCTTCTTTGCGTGGCAAGACAGGAGGAAGGACAAAAGATAATCATATCCATGGGAAAGTATGGCAAAATCTCAAGAGTTTCTGGTTTTATTTTTGGAAGCGTGATAAGCTATGCTTATTACAGACAAGCTACCGCTGAAGGTCAGCTCTCCTTAGAGGAGATGGTAAAACTGAGGGAGATACTCTATTCATGA
- a CDS encoding hemerythrin domain-containing protein gives MLSIAEYLTEEHRECDSIYAEVERLIREGKWEEGEKAFEEFKSETLKHFEREEAVLFPEFEGRTGIVMGPTQVMRMEHAQARELIERMERALKNRNREEFLSVGDTFMILIQQHNLKEEQILYPMCDQHLDPSEMIQKMESV, from the coding sequence ATGCTGAGCATAGCCGAATACTTAACGGAAGAGCACAGGGAGTGCGATAGCATCTATGCGGAAGTGGAAAGGCTAATAAGGGAAGGAAAATGGGAAGAAGGAGAGAAAGCCTTCGAAGAGTTCAAAAGTGAAACGCTGAAACACTTTGAAAGGGAAGAGGCAGTGCTCTTTCCAGAGTTTGAGGGTAGAACAGGCATAGTGATGGGTCCAACTCAGGTAATGCGTATGGAACATGCCCAGGCAAGGGAGCTTATTGAAAGAATGGAAAGAGCTTTAAAAAACAGAAACAGAGAGGAGTTTTTATCTGTAGGAGACACTTTTATGATCCTGATCCAACAGCATAACTTAAAGGAAGAGCAAATACTCTATCCTATGTGCGACCAACATTTGGATCCATCGGAAATGATCCAGAAGATGGAAAGTGTATGA
- the corA gene encoding magnesium/cobalt transporter CorA gives MIKIYASSTFGFTEHSIDEFGTTLKDKILWIDVEKPTEEEIFWLKSAVGFEMPPREVFGDIEISSKYKEEGDKIFMSFSFVIQQKEDILVEPVFFFLKGRFMVTIRYRDIPTLMIFQKRVESQSLVFQFAEEMFSHIVSIEVDRIGDRLEILGRRIRNLRKEVFEEQTEEIIKDISYYDELNITLRETINEKLRILSHFVKSPRINAQTKREIKVILEDLYTLLDYTTFYMDKIDSIQNTLIGLINIRQNEAVKVFTVLATIFLPATLIASIYGMNFEHMPELHWKYGYVYSLALMVITTLSLIFWVRRKGWL, from the coding sequence ATGATAAAAATATACGCAAGCTCTACCTTTGGATTTACAGAGCACTCCATAGATGAGTTTGGCACCACTCTTAAGGATAAAATTCTGTGGATTGATGTAGAAAAACCTACAGAAGAAGAGATCTTTTGGCTAAAAAGTGCAGTAGGTTTTGAAATGCCACCAAGGGAGGTTTTTGGAGACATAGAAATAAGCAGTAAGTATAAAGAAGAAGGAGACAAAATATTTATGAGTTTTTCTTTTGTAATACAGCAAAAGGAAGATATACTCGTAGAGCCCGTATTCTTTTTTTTAAAGGGCAGGTTTATGGTAACAATAAGGTATAGGGACATACCCACCCTCATGATCTTTCAAAAGAGAGTAGAGTCTCAAAGCTTAGTCTTTCAGTTCGCAGAGGAGATGTTTTCTCATATAGTTAGCATAGAGGTTGATAGAATAGGAGATAGGCTTGAGATACTGGGAAGGCGTATAAGAAACCTCAGAAAAGAGGTCTTTGAAGAGCAAACTGAAGAGATCATAAAGGACATCTCTTACTACGATGAACTAAACATAACCCTTAGGGAAACTATAAACGAAAAGCTGAGGATCTTATCTCACTTTGTAAAAAGCCCAAGAATAAATGCGCAGACCAAGAGGGAAATAAAAGTCATCCTTGAAGACCTATACACGCTCTTGGACTACACTACCTTTTACATGGACAAGATAGACAGCATTCAGAACACCCTAATTGGACTTATTAACATAAGGCAAAACGAAGCGGTAAAGGTTTTTACGGTTTTAGCTACCATCTTTTTACCTGCCACCCTTATAGCCAGTATATACGGTATGAACTTTGAGCATATGCCTGAGTTGCACTGGAAGTATGGATACGTCTATTCCTTAGCTCTTATGGTAATAACCACCCTTTCTCTTATCTTTTGGGTAAGAAGGAAAGGATGGCTATAA
- the uvrA gene encoding excinuclease ABC subunit UvrA has translation MYDHIIIKGARHHNLKNIDLLIPKNKLVVITGPSGSGKSSLAFDTIYAEGQRRYVESLSSYARQFLGVMEKPEVDVIEGLSPAIAIDQKTTSKNPRSTVGTVTEIYDYMRVLWANVGKPHCPECGRLLEGLSAHEILDNVYENLEGKKITILAPLVRGKKGEFKELFRELDKKGFSRVKVDGRYMRIVEVPPLEKNKKHDIDLVIDRLTLEKEERARVLTAIERAFEYSKGLVKIEDAESGREWIFSQSRTCPDHNFSIPELTPRLFSFNSPYGACPTCKGLGVKWEVNLKLLVDENKPAVDAFRITQSGFFEYLRFPIFNLLKRLGYDPRTTFADLPQSVKELLLYGGNVLKAEFEGIVPHLERRFLEEDSEKLREEIGQYIREKPCPACNGSRLRPEALAVLVNGKNIYQVCSMPISQAIQFFLETKDKLTGKDYIVGERLIKEITDRLGFLKKVGLDYLNLARSATTLSGGEMQRIRLATQIGSKLTGVLYVLDEPSIGLHPRDTHKLIETLKDLRDLGNTVIVVEHDPETILSADWIIDLGPGAGKNGGYVVAQGTPKEIMEDQNSLTGKYLSGRLSIPVPEKRREPGKKWIKIFGARKHNLKGIDVKIPVGLFVCITGVSGSGKSTLIYDILWEYARGLFYGANVDVEGVDRIEGLEHFDHVINVDQSPIGRTPRSNPATYTKLFDHIRNLFAQTPEAKARGYAPGRFSFNVPGGRCEACEGDGVIKVEMHFLPPVYVTCEVCKGTRYNKETLEIRYKGKNIAEVLDMTVDEAYEFFYHHPPIRRKLEVLRDVGLGYIKLGQPATTLSGGEAQRIKLARELSKKETGRTLYLLDEPTTGLHMDDVKKLIQVLQRLVDRGNTVVVIEHNLDVIKCADWIIDLGPEGGDRGGYIVAEGTPEDIMKNESSYTGKYLRDYLNRTCKV, from the coding sequence ATGTACGACCACATCATCATAAAAGGAGCAAGGCACCACAACCTAAAAAACATAGACCTACTTATCCCAAAAAACAAACTGGTGGTCATTACAGGACCGTCCGGCAGTGGAAAGTCTTCCTTGGCTTTTGACACCATCTACGCAGAGGGCCAAAGAAGATATGTAGAGTCCTTGTCCTCTTACGCAAGGCAGTTTTTGGGGGTGATGGAAAAGCCAGAGGTAGATGTGATAGAGGGACTTTCTCCTGCCATAGCCATAGACCAAAAGACCACTTCAAAGAACCCCCGTTCTACGGTTGGAACTGTGACGGAAATCTACGATTACATGAGGGTCCTTTGGGCTAACGTGGGAAAACCGCACTGCCCGGAATGTGGAAGGCTTTTGGAGGGCTTGTCCGCTCACGAGATATTGGACAACGTATATGAGAATTTAGAAGGTAAAAAAATAACCATTCTTGCGCCCCTTGTAAGAGGAAAAAAGGGAGAGTTTAAAGAGCTTTTCAGAGAATTGGACAAGAAGGGCTTTAGCAGGGTTAAAGTGGATGGGCGTTATATGAGAATAGTAGAAGTTCCACCCCTTGAAAAAAACAAAAAGCACGACATAGACTTGGTGATTGACAGACTTACTTTGGAAAAAGAAGAAAGGGCAAGGGTATTAACTGCCATAGAAAGAGCCTTTGAGTATTCAAAGGGGCTTGTGAAGATAGAGGATGCAGAAAGTGGGAGGGAGTGGATATTTAGCCAAAGCAGAACCTGTCCAGATCACAACTTTTCTATCCCGGAGCTAACCCCAAGGCTCTTTTCCTTTAACTCTCCCTACGGTGCCTGTCCCACATGCAAAGGTCTTGGTGTAAAGTGGGAAGTAAACCTAAAACTTTTGGTAGATGAAAACAAGCCTGCAGTGGATGCTTTTAGGATCACTCAGTCTGGCTTTTTTGAATATCTTAGATTTCCCATATTCAACCTTCTGAAAAGGTTAGGCTATGACCCAAGAACTACCTTTGCGGATCTGCCTCAGTCTGTGAAGGAGCTTTTGCTTTACGGTGGTAATGTTCTAAAAGCCGAGTTTGAAGGTATAGTGCCACACTTAGAAAGAAGGTTTTTGGAGGAAGATTCAGAAAAGCTAAGGGAAGAGATAGGGCAGTACATAAGGGAAAAGCCCTGCCCTGCCTGCAACGGCTCTAGGCTAAGGCCAGAAGCCCTTGCGGTTTTGGTAAATGGCAAAAACATATACCAAGTTTGTAGTATGCCCATAAGTCAGGCAATACAGTTTTTTTTGGAAACAAAAGACAAGCTCACGGGTAAAGACTACATAGTAGGAGAAAGGCTCATAAAGGAAATCACAGACAGGCTTGGCTTTTTAAAAAAGGTAGGTCTGGACTACCTTAACTTAGCCAGAAGTGCGACCACTTTATCTGGCGGAGAAATGCAAAGAATAAGGCTTGCTACTCAAATAGGCTCTAAGCTTACAGGAGTTTTGTATGTGTTAGATGAGCCTTCCATTGGTTTGCACCCAAGGGACACTCATAAGCTTATAGAAACTCTGAAGGACCTAAGAGACCTTGGAAACACGGTTATAGTAGTAGAGCATGACCCAGAAACCATTCTTTCAGCAGACTGGATAATAGACTTAGGTCCAGGAGCTGGAAAAAACGGTGGGTATGTGGTAGCTCAGGGAACGCCCAAAGAAATAATGGAAGATCAAAACTCTTTGACCGGAAAATACCTTTCCGGCAGACTTTCCATACCAGTGCCGGAAAAAAGAAGGGAGCCGGGCAAAAAGTGGATCAAAATATTTGGAGCAAGAAAACACAATTTAAAGGGCATAGATGTAAAAATCCCTGTGGGGCTTTTTGTTTGTATAACGGGTGTTTCTGGAAGTGGGAAATCTACGCTTATATACGACATTCTTTGGGAATACGCAAGGGGACTATTCTACGGGGCAAACGTGGATGTGGAGGGTGTGGATCGTATAGAAGGTTTGGAACACTTTGATCATGTGATCAACGTAGATCAGTCTCCCATAGGAAGGACACCAAGAAGCAATCCCGCAACCTATACAAAGCTATTTGATCATATAAGAAACCTTTTTGCGCAGACTCCAGAGGCAAAGGCCCGTGGCTATGCTCCGGGTAGGTTTTCCTTTAACGTGCCCGGCGGTAGGTGTGAAGCCTGCGAAGGGGACGGAGTTATAAAGGTTGAAATGCACTTTTTACCTCCCGTTTACGTTACCTGTGAAGTCTGCAAAGGCACAAGGTATAACAAAGAAACCTTAGAGATCAGATACAAAGGAAAGAATATCGCAGAAGTTTTGGACATGACTGTAGATGAAGCCTACGAATTTTTCTACCATCATCCACCTATACGTAGAAAGCTTGAAGTCTTGAGAGACGTAGGACTTGGCTATATAAAGCTTGGACAGCCTGCTACCACTTTGTCGGGTGGAGAAGCCCAAAGGATCAAGCTTGCAAGGGAACTTTCAAAAAAAGAAACGGGAAGGACTCTTTACCTTTTGGACGAGCCTACCACCGGACTTCATATGGATGACGTGAAAAAGCTAATACAGGTTCTCCAAAGACTTGTGGATAGAGGAAATACGGTGGTGGTTATTGAGCACAATTTGGATGTTATAAAGTGTGCGGATTGGATCATAGACCTTGGACCGGAGGGTGGAGACAGAGGTGGATATATAGTGGCAGAGGGAACACCAGAGGATATAATGAAAAATGAGAGTTCATATACTGGAAAGTATCTCAGGGATTATCTGAATAGAACTTGTAAGGTATAA
- a CDS encoding argininosuccinate synthase has translation MSKKVILAYSGGLDTSVIVRWLAEKGYEVITYTADVGQGEELEEIPQKAKASGAVEAIVEDLREEFAREYCLPTLRALALYEGKYPLTASLSRPLIAKKLVEYAQKFGADFVAHGSTGKGNDQVRFELSVWALNPDLEVLAPVREWEFRSREEEVEYALRFNIPVKATKEKPYSIDKNLWGISIECGPLEDPWTEPPEDAFEWTVSPEKAPEEAEYVEISFKEGTPVAINGKEYPKLYELILDLNKIAGRHGVGRIDMVENRLVGIKSREVYEAPAATLLYEAYRDLLSLTLDRFTFHYFLSHIPYEYAKLVYEGLWFSPLREALDGFTERIARFVDGTVRLKLYKGRAWVVGRKSERSLYVEDLATYSEKDAFDHKAGAQFTKVFGLPLKILGRIRRR, from the coding sequence ATGAGCAAAAAAGTTATTCTTGCATACTCTGGCGGTTTGGACACATCGGTTATAGTAAGGTGGTTGGCAGAAAAGGGCTATGAGGTAATTACCTACACTGCGGACGTGGGGCAAGGGGAGGAGTTGGAAGAAATCCCTCAAAAGGCAAAGGCTTCTGGTGCGGTGGAGGCAATAGTGGAGGATCTAAGGGAAGAGTTTGCAAGGGAATACTGCCTACCAACGCTTAGAGCTTTGGCGCTTTATGAAGGAAAGTATCCTTTGACCGCATCCCTTTCCAGACCACTTATAGCAAAAAAGCTTGTGGAGTATGCCCAAAAGTTTGGTGCAGATTTTGTAGCCCATGGATCCACCGGCAAAGGCAACGACCAAGTTAGGTTTGAGCTTTCCGTATGGGCTTTAAACCCAGACTTGGAAGTTTTGGCTCCTGTCAGGGAATGGGAGTTTAGGTCCAGAGAGGAAGAGGTAGAGTATGCTCTAAGGTTTAACATTCCCGTAAAGGCTACAAAGGAAAAACCTTACTCCATAGACAAAAACCTTTGGGGTATCTCCATAGAATGCGGTCCCTTGGAGGACCCTTGGACAGAACCGCCGGAGGACGCCTTTGAATGGACTGTGTCTCCTGAAAAGGCACCCGAAGAGGCGGAATATGTGGAGATCTCTTTCAAAGAAGGAACGCCTGTTGCTATAAACGGAAAGGAATACCCTAAGCTGTACGAACTCATTCTTGACCTTAACAAAATAGCGGGTAGGCACGGAGTAGGAAGAATAGACATGGTGGAAAACCGCCTTGTGGGAATAAAAAGCAGGGAAGTTTATGAAGCACCCGCAGCCACATTGCTATACGAAGCTTACAGGGACCTTCTCTCTTTAACCTTAGACAGGTTTACTTTCCATTACTTTTTGAGCCACATACCTTATGAGTATGCCAAGCTTGTTTACGAAGGACTATGGTTTTCTCCTTTAAGGGAAGCCTTAGATGGTTTTACAGAAAGGATCGCAAGGTTTGTGGATGGAACAGTAAGGTTAAAGCTTTACAAAGGTAGGGCTTGGGTGGTGGGTAGAAAATCTGAAAGATCCCTGTATGTGGAGGACTTGGCAACTTACTCCGAAAAAGACGCCTTTGATCATAAAGCGGGAGCCCAATTTACAAAGGTCTTTGGTTTGCCTTTGAAGATCCTTGGAAGGATCAGGAGGAGGTAA
- the ychF gene encoding redox-regulated ATPase YchF, whose protein sequence is MGFSCGIVGLPNVGKSTLFNALLQSAKAQSANYPFCTIEPNVGVVEVPDERLYHIAHKEKSKKITPTFIEFWDIAGLVRNASKGEGLGNQFLAHIREVDAIVQVLRCFEDPDVVHVEGEVNPIRDAQIIDLELIAKDLEVVERRLEKVQKMARLGDKKVKEELEHLEKIKSILDSMEPLRKHLKDLGEETVDYAKKTLFLLSLKPTMYVANVGEKDLPEGNSWSEQVKAYAQKESAPVVVMCAKIEAELIGLEEKDKLELLRAYGLEEPGLNKLIREGYKLLGLITFFTAGEKETRAWTVKKGTKAPQAAGKIHSDMERGFIAAEVINYEEYKKVPSLTKAKELGLVRLEGKDYVVQDGDIIYFRFNV, encoded by the coding sequence ATGGGATTCAGCTGTGGTATAGTAGGACTTCCCAACGTGGGAAAATCAACGCTCTTTAATGCCCTGTTGCAGTCTGCAAAGGCTCAGTCTGCCAACTATCCCTTTTGCACCATAGAACCTAACGTGGGAGTGGTAGAGGTTCCAGACGAAAGACTCTATCACATAGCCCATAAAGAAAAGTCTAAAAAGATCACGCCTACCTTCATAGAATTTTGGGACATTGCAGGCTTGGTAAGAAATGCCAGTAAAGGAGAAGGCTTGGGAAACCAATTTTTAGCACACATAAGGGAAGTGGATGCCATAGTTCAGGTTCTGAGATGTTTTGAAGATCCAGATGTGGTGCATGTAGAGGGAGAAGTAAATCCTATAAGGGACGCTCAGATTATAGACCTGGAGCTAATAGCAAAGGACTTGGAGGTAGTGGAGAGAAGGTTGGAAAAGGTGCAAAAGATGGCAAGGTTAGGGGACAAAAAGGTTAAGGAAGAGCTTGAGCACTTAGAAAAGATAAAGTCCATACTGGACAGCATGGAACCTCTAAGGAAGCATCTGAAGGACCTTGGAGAGGAAACCGTAGATTATGCAAAAAAGACACTTTTTCTGCTTTCTTTAAAACCTACTATGTATGTTGCAAACGTAGGAGAAAAGGACCTTCCGGAAGGAAACAGTTGGTCTGAACAGGTGAAGGCTTATGCCCAAAAAGAATCTGCCCCTGTGGTGGTAATGTGTGCAAAGATAGAGGCAGAGCTAATCGGGTTAGAAGAAAAGGATAAGTTGGAGCTTTTGAGGGCTTACGGGCTTGAAGAGCCAGGGCTAAACAAACTTATAAGGGAAGGATACAAACTGCTTGGTTTGATAACGTTTTTCACCGCTGGAGAAAAGGAAACAAGGGCCTGGACTGTTAAAAAAGGCACAAAAGCACCCCAAGCAGCTGGAAAGATCCATTCGGATATGGAAAGAGGTTTTATAGCGGCGGAGGTCATAAACTACGAAGAGTATAAAAAGGTACCCTCTTTGACAAAGGCTAAGGAGCTTGGACTTGTAAGGTTGGAAGGTAAAGACTACGTAGTCCAAGACGGAGACATAATCTACTTTAGGTTTAACGTGTGA
- the secD gene encoding protein translocase subunit SecD codes for MKNFYTNLGLLLFLVALSVAIVLYKPMNLGLDLRGGISMVIQPDVSYAIEQEYQRLSRDLYQKLREEGLKVLDVVVEENYIKVELLEEGAVPKVLEKHFPRFEVKKKEANTYFLALKDQELFQLKEGVISQTVEVLRKRIDELGVVQPVITKIGQDRILVELPGVLDLERAKSIIGRTALLELKLVVESGRKEDLESKLTPELELLPSEDGSEWFLVEKVAVITGGDLKTAYTSQDEFGRPAVSFELTDSGANKFAQATEKNIGRRLAIVLDKKVISAPVIRSRITNMGQITGQFTPDEAKELAIVLRAGALPTKIDFLQESVIGPTLGRDAIEQGIKAGVLGYLLLALILVLRYKSSGVTANLSIILNALMLWAGMVLLGATLTLPGIAGIILNMGIAVDSNVLIFERVKEELRLGNSPRKAIDLGYKRSLNAVFDTHITLLVAALILFQFGSGPVKGFATTLTLGTIASFISNVYFAKFFLEMLYKLRLFRI; via the coding sequence ATGAAAAACTTTTACACCAACTTAGGGCTTTTGCTGTTTTTGGTCGCTCTATCCGTAGCCATAGTCCTTTACAAGCCTATGAACCTTGGACTGGACCTAAGGGGTGGTATATCTATGGTAATCCAGCCTGATGTGTCCTATGCCATTGAACAGGAATACCAAAGGCTCAGCAGAGATTTATACCAAAAGCTGAGGGAAGAGGGGCTAAAGGTTTTGGACGTGGTGGTGGAAGAAAACTACATAAAGGTGGAGCTTTTAGAAGAAGGTGCAGTGCCAAAGGTTTTGGAGAAACACTTTCCGCGCTTTGAGGTGAAGAAAAAAGAAGCGAACACTTACTTTTTGGCATTAAAAGACCAAGAGCTTTTCCAGTTAAAGGAAGGTGTGATAAGTCAGACGGTGGAGGTTTTGAGAAAAAGGATAGATGAGCTGGGCGTGGTCCAACCAGTGATCACAAAAATAGGTCAGGACAGGATCTTGGTGGAACTGCCGGGAGTTTTGGACTTAGAAAGGGCAAAGTCCATCATAGGCAGAACTGCCCTTTTGGAGCTAAAGTTGGTGGTAGAAAGTGGTAGAAAAGAAGATCTGGAAAGTAAGCTAACTCCAGAGCTTGAGCTTTTGCCTTCAGAAGATGGTTCCGAGTGGTTTTTGGTTGAAAAGGTGGCGGTTATTACCGGAGGAGACCTAAAAACCGCCTATACTTCTCAGGATGAGTTTGGGAGACCAGCAGTGAGCTTTGAGCTAACAGACAGCGGAGCAAACAAGTTTGCTCAGGCCACAGAAAAGAACATAGGAAGAAGGCTTGCCATAGTCTTGGACAAAAAGGTAATCTCTGCACCGGTAATAAGAAGTAGAATAACCAACATGGGACAGATAACCGGTCAATTTACGCCGGATGAGGCAAAGGAGCTTGCCATAGTTCTAAGGGCTGGAGCTTTACCCACAAAAATAGACTTTCTTCAGGAGAGCGTCATCGGTCCCACCTTGGGAAGGGATGCTATAGAGCAGGGTATTAAGGCAGGTGTGCTGGGCTATTTGCTTTTGGCTTTAATACTTGTTTTAAGGTATAAATCTTCTGGTGTTACTGCAAACCTTTCTATAATATTAAATGCTCTAATGCTTTGGGCTGGCATGGTATTGTTGGGGGCAACCCTTACCTTGCCGGGCATTGCGGGCATAATCCTAAACATGGGCATAGCGGTAGATTCCAACGTGCTGATCTTTGAGAGGGTCAAAGAAGAGCTAAGGCTTGGAAACAGCCCAAGGAAGGCAATAGACTTAGGCTACAAAAGAAGCCTAAATGCGGTGTTTGACACCCACATAACCCTTTTGGTAGCAGCTCTGATACTCTTTCAGTTTGGCAGTGGTCCAGTAAAGGGCTTTGCAACCACCTTAACCTTAGGCACCATAGCGTCTTTTATATCCAACGTCTATTTTGCCAAGTTCTTCTTGGAAATGCTTTATAAACTAAGACTTTTTAGGATCTAA
- the gcvT gene encoding glycine cleavage system aminomethyltransferase GcvT — protein MHTTPFYGIHKSINAKFTEFAGYHMPLYYSSIVEESLAVRNSAGVFDVSHMGRIWVRGKGVKQKLDFLTSNSLDKLRSGKVQYNLLINEKGGVKDDVTIYMIEEDEYFLCVNSANRQKVVDWLSSWDTPVEDWTFQSVQIALQGKEAEAKIKKFFEVNGLKRYNFVRLGDVIVSRTGYTGEDGFEIYAPTDVGKEIFAELIKEVMPCGLGARDVLRIEAGLPLYGHEISEDISPFSANLDRFVSKDKEFIGKKAMLEKEVKRKLFGLEMLEKGVPREGYEIYCNGKAIGVVSSGTFSPTNKKGIALCFVDIEHRLEGKEVYISIRGKFHRAKLRSYPFV, from the coding sequence ATGCACACCACACCGTTCTATGGCATACATAAGAGCATTAACGCCAAATTTACGGAATTTGCAGGTTATCATATGCCCTTATACTACTCCTCCATAGTTGAAGAATCCTTAGCGGTAAGAAATTCTGCAGGTGTTTTTGACGTTTCCCATATGGGAAGAATATGGGTAAGGGGTAAGGGAGTTAAGCAAAAGTTAGACTTTCTTACATCAAATTCCTTGGACAAGCTCCGCAGTGGAAAGGTTCAGTATAACTTGCTTATCAATGAAAAAGGTGGGGTAAAAGATGATGTAACTATATACATGATTGAAGAAGATGAGTATTTTTTGTGCGTTAATTCTGCCAACAGGCAAAAGGTCGTAGATTGGCTTTCGTCTTGGGATACACCAGTGGAGGATTGGACTTTTCAAAGTGTTCAAATAGCCCTTCAGGGTAAGGAAGCAGAAGCTAAGATAAAAAAGTTCTTTGAGGTCAATGGTCTAAAAAGATACAACTTTGTTAGATTGGGGGATGTGATAGTGTCTCGCACAGGATACACCGGGGAGGATGGTTTTGAGATCTACGCTCCCACAGATGTTGGCAAGGAGATATTTGCAGAGCTTATCAAAGAGGTAATGCCCTGTGGTCTTGGTGCAAGGGATGTGCTTAGGATAGAAGCGGGATTGCCCCTTTACGGACACGAAATATCTGAGGATATATCCCCGTTTTCTGCAAACTTGGACCGGTTTGTAAGTAAAGATAAAGAATTTATAGGAAAAAAGGCTATGCTTGAAAAGGAAGTAAAAAGAAAGCTCTTTGGTTTGGAGATGTTGGAAAAAGGAGTGCCAAGGGAGGGGTACGAAATATACTGCAATGGAAAGGCTATAGGGGTGGTCTCCAGTGGAACCTTTTCTCCTACGAATAAAAAAGGAATAGCTCTGTGCTTTGTGGATATAGAGCATAGGTTGGAGGGAAAAGAAGTATATATTTCAATCAGAGGGAAATTCCATAGAGCAAAACTGAGGAGTTACCCTTTTGTATGA
- the tilS gene encoding tRNA lysidine(34) synthetase TilS: MNTSYSKLLRKIITLQRRENLIPPNSSILIGFSGGIDSSCLAVAMLKLREFFKLKRIALLHVNHMIRGEESYRDEEFAKSFAQKLSLEIFIKRVDVPKIAKEKGENIEACAREERYKAFEEIRREENFDFVATAHHLGDLAETILLWLTRGTGLEGLLGFEPKEGYIVRPLYLAKKEDIEDFAKREGIEWVEDRTNYDLSYARNRIRHRVIPELKKINRNLEETLLRMREILREEHRLLCQLTMDAIERVKKEGRRAFLELDPALQRRVVVELFGIKNFKEVKKVINRIKKGDKL; this comes from the coding sequence ATGAACACAAGCTATTCTAAGCTCCTAAGAAAGATAATCACACTCCAAAGGAGAGAAAATCTTATCCCACCGAATAGCTCAATCCTTATAGGCTTTTCCGGAGGTATAGACTCCTCCTGCTTGGCTGTAGCTATGCTCAAACTAAGAGAATTTTTTAAACTCAAAAGGATAGCTCTTTTGCACGTAAATCATATGATAAGAGGTGAGGAATCATACAGAGATGAAGAGTTTGCTAAAAGCTTTGCTCAAAAGCTCTCCCTTGAGATTTTTATAAAACGAGTGGATGTTCCAAAGATAGCTAAGGAGAAAGGAGAAAACATTGAGGCTTGCGCAAGAGAAGAAAGATATAAGGCGTTTGAAGAGATAAGAAGAGAAGAAAACTTTGATTTTGTAGCTACCGCTCATCATCTGGGAGATCTGGCAGAAACTATACTTCTTTGGCTAACAAGGGGCACAGGCCTTGAAGGTCTTTTGGGCTTTGAACCAAAGGAAGGCTATATAGTAAGACCACTTTACCTTGCCAAAAAGGAAGACATAGAAGACTTTGCAAAAAGAGAAGGTATTGAATGGGTTGAAGACAGGACAAACTATGATCTATCTTATGCCAGAAATCGCATAAGACACAGAGTTATACCAGAGCTTAAAAAGATAAATAGAAACTTAGAAGAAACACTCCTTAGGATGAGGGAAATTCTAAGGGAGGAGCATAGACTTTTATGCCAGCTAACAATGGATGCCATTGAAAGAGTTAAAAAGGAGGGAAGAAGAGCCTTTTTGGAGCTTGACCCTGCACTTCAGAGGCGTGTGGTGGTTGAGTTGTTCGGTATTAAAAATTTCAAAGAAGTGAAGAAAGTCATAAACAGGATAAAAAAAGGTGATAAATTATAA